Proteins co-encoded in one Brassica rapa cultivar Chiifu-401-42 chromosome A02, CAAS_Brap_v3.01, whole genome shotgun sequence genomic window:
- the LOC103849579 gene encoding wall-associated receptor kinase 5 yields MLLSPKKIVLVFFLVAFTALAVSTRQSRTDCQSTCGTVKIEYPFATSSDCVHEEKFLLRCDEEEQKLFLKNSNLEVLRNSFDDGEVEVLVDVISLCNMKGDGGNIILPIEIPGFMFSNKNQLFLVGCNIDTFCIFTMRNGGTTAFTCETQCDSPPPVDKSCSGYNGCCRTSLSNVNSQILINPGNYIGWSSSYSYPCKYVFVVKEGYFVFSVPEDLKNLRNFTRFPVILDWLLSQGTCQQAEDTSFCGENSRCIATSNCTDYGYSCKCLDGFEGNPYAQHGCKDVDECTVNAHSCGKDHSCKNVDGTFRCKKKKEWTTIILVSIIGCLVFLVGVCCVLLKLKLSQLAKLRERRFESNGGVLLAQRLLESPNQCIKIFTEEEIKQATHETSFLGGGGQGVVFRATLPDNVEVAIKRSRNWDPDQAGQFVNEIILLSQINHPNVVRLLGCCLETPSPLLVYEYVPGGTLHDALFDSSLAWSERLRIAAEIAETLSYLHFSAPVSIVHRDIKPENILLTQTLSVKLCDFGASRPVHTRTGQLTTLVQGTWGYLDPEYLRTGTLTEKSDVYSFGVVLELVSGEKALSFNPTRGKGSGQSHRRGTQRKSPE; encoded by the exons ATGTTACTCTCTCCAAAGAAGATTGTGTTGGTGTTCTTCCTTGTTGCGTTTACTGCACTTGCAGTTTCAACACGGCAGTCACGCACCGATTGCCAGTCGACTTGTGGAACCGTCAAAATCGAGTACCCGTTCGCGACCTCTTCTGACTGTGTCCACGAAGAAAAGTTTCTCCTAAGGTGTGATGAGGAGGAGCAAAAGTTGTTTTTGAAAAACTCAAACTTAGAAGTGCTCCGCAACTCCTTCGACGACGGAGAAGTAGAGGTACTTGTGGACGTTATTTCCCTATGCAACATGAAAGGAGATGGTGGAAATATAATCCTACCTATAGAAATACCTGGTTTTATGTTCTCGAACAAGAATCAACTATTTCTAGTTGGTTGTAATATTGATACGTTTTGCATTTTCACGATGAGGAATGGAGGAACCACCGCATTTACATGTGAGACACAGTGCGATTCTCCACCACCAGTAGATAAATCATGTTCTGGTTACAATGGTTGCTGCCGTACTTCACTGTCTAATGTAAACAGCCAGATATTGATAAATCCAGGGAACTATATTGGTTGGTCGTCGTCGTACTCGTATCCTTGCAAATATGTTTTTGTGGTCAAAGAAGGATATTTCGTCTTTTCTGTACCGGAGGATCTTAAGAACCTCCGCAACTTTACAAGGTTTCCTGTGATACTTGATTGGCTCTTGAGTCAAGGAACATGCCAACAGGCAGAAGACACGAGCTTCTGTGGAGAGAATAGCAGATGCATCGCAACTAGTAATTGTACTGATTATGGGTATTCTTGCAAATGTCTAGACGGGTTTGAAGGGAATCCCTACGCTCAACATGGCTGCAAAg ACGTGGATGAATGCACAGTGAATGCTCATTCTTGTGGGAAGGACCATTCCTGCAAGAACGTTGATGGAACCTTCAGGTGCAAGAAGAAAAAGGAATGGACAACAATAATTCTTg TAAGCATCATCGGATGCTTAGTCTTCTTGGTCGGAGTGTGCTGCGTACTCCTCAAACTCAAGCTCAGTCAACTAGCCAAACTTAGAGAGAGGCGCTTCGAGTCAAACGGTGGAGTCTTGCTGGCGCAGAGACTCCTAGAGTCACCGAACCAGTGCATCAAGATATTCACTGAGGAAGAGATCAAGCAAGCCACTCACGAGACCAGTTTCCTTGGTGGAGGAGGCCAAGGAGTCGTcttcagagccactcttccagACAATGTAGAAGTCGCTATCAAACGATCTCGAAACTGGGACCCTGACCAAGCTGGGCAGTTCGTCAACGAGATCATACTGCTTTCCCAAATCAACCACCCTAACGTGGTGCGACTCTTAGGTTGCTGCCTCGAAACCCCAAGTCCCCTCCTCGTCTACGAATACGTTCCCGGTGGTACCCTTCATGACGCCTTATTCGATTCATCTCTAGCTTGGTCTGAACGTTTAAGGATTGCGGCAGAAATCGCCGAGACTTTATCATACCTCCACTTCTCGGCTCCTGTCTCTATAGTTCACCGTGACATTAAACCTGAGAATATTCTTTTAACTCAAACCTTGTCTGTGAAGCTATGTGATTTTGGAGCCTCTAGGCCTGTTCATACCAGAACAGGCCAGCTCACCACATTGGTCCAAGGTACCTGGGGCTACCTTGATCCGGAGTATCTCCGGACAGGTACCTTGACAGAAAAGAGCGATGTTTATAGTTTTGGCGTCGTGTTGGAACTGGTGTCTGGGGAAAAGGCGTTAAGCTTTAACCCCACACGGGGAAAGGGTTCTGGTCAATCACATAGACGCGGCACTCAAAGAAAATCGCCTGAGTGA